Genomic segment of Catenulispora sp. MAP5-51:
CACGAGCTCGGGGACGAACGTGATGCGGCTGGGCACCAGGTGCGCGGGCACCCGCTGCCGGAGCCAGCCGAGCAGATCGGCGCCGCCGTCGAGCCCCGAGTCGGGCGCGGCGACGTAGCCCACGAGCGCGGTCCGGCCGGCGAGCGTCACGCCGGTCACCGCCGCGGCGGCCACTGCGGGATGCCGGGCCAGGTGCGCCTCGACCTCGCCGGGATCGACCCGGACACCGCGGATCTTGACCTGGTGGTCGATGCGGCCCTCGTGGAAGAGCAGGCCGCCGGGGCCGCGACCGACGCGGTCGCCGGTGCGGAAGAAGCGGACGCCGTCGCGCTCGACGAAGCGCTCGGCGGTGGCCTCGGGGCGGCCGAGGTAGCCCGCAGCCAGGGCCGGACCGCCGATGAGCAGCTCGCCGGTGTCCTCGATCAGCTCTCGGACATGCGGGAGCGGTCGGCCGATCGGGATGCGCTCGGGCTCGGCGCCCTCAAGGTCCGCCGCGGCGCGCACGGGATCGGCGAGACCAGCCGGCTGTCCGGCGCCCTCGAAGGCCGCCGCGCGCGCGGGACCGGCGAGATCGGCGGCATGCGTGATCATCGTGGTCTCGGTGCAGCCATAGGTGTTAAGCAGCCGGATCGCGGCCGTATCCAGGCGTTGCCAGTCGGCCAGCCGAGCCGGCGAGGCCGCCTCACCGCCGATGATCAGCAGCCGCAGGCAGTCCGGCAGCGAAGCGCCGTCCTCGGCCAGGTGCCGGACCAGCTCGTGCCAGAACGCGGTCGGCAGATCCAGCACGCTGATCCGCCGCTCGTCCACCATCCGCAGGAAGCGCCGGAAGGACCCGGTGTGTGCCTCGTCGTCGAAGACGAGCGCCGCGCCGGTGGTGAGCGCCGGCAGGATCTCCTCGAAGCAGGTGTCCCAGTTCACCGACGCGAACTGCAGGACCCGGTCCTGCGGCGTCAGCTCGAACAACTCGGCCAGCGCCGCGACCGTGGTGCCGATCGCCGTGCCGGGAGTGAGCACCGGCTTTGGCGCCCCGGTCGATCCGGAGGTGAACAGCACATACGCCGGACCGGAAATCGGGTGCCCCTGTGCCGCGGCGTACATGGCCTCGACACGCTCCGCCGGGAAGGTCGGATCGATCGGCATGTAGGCGCCGCCGGCCGCGAACACGCCGAGCAGGCCGATCACCGTCTCCGGCGAGTGCGTCGCCGGGACGCCGACCACGCCGGGATCGGGTCCCAGCTCAAGCGCCTTCGCACGCACCAGCGCGTCCAGGTCGGCGTAGCTCAGCGGCTCGCCGTTGTGCACGATCGCCGGACGGTCCGGGTGCCTGCGTACCGCGTCGGCGAAGGCTGTCATCAGATCCAGATTCAGATCCATATGCAGATTCAGATCGGTCACGAGTGCCGCCTCACCACGAGATCGGCGGACCGCCCGGTCCGCTCGTTGCTGATCACGCTGTCCACCAGGCGCACCGCGAGCGCGTCCGGGTCGTTCCGGAACGCCGTGCAGGTCTGCCCGATCGCCGAGGCCAGGACGTGCGCGCGCACCCGCGCGGCCAGGTCCCCGGCCGCGTCGCGGGAGGGCACGACCAGCACCTCGGCGGTCGCGCCGCCGACCGCGTGCTCGGTGATCACCATCTGCACCCGCGACACCCCGGGCTGCCCGGCCACGCCGGCGACCAGGCCGTCCACGTCGAGCAGCAGGCCGCGGAACTTCACCTCGCCCATCCGGCGGCCCAGCACCCGCAGCGCGGGTCCGGCCTGGCCGCAGGGGCACACCGACCACTCCCCCGCATCGCCCGTGCGCAGGCGCAGCACCGGGTTCAGGCCGTGCGGCTTGAGCGAGGTGACGTCGAGCATCTGGTCCTGGCCGATATGCACCAGCTGCGAGGGCAGCGGGTGCCACACGTCGGCCGCGCACTCCGGGGTGTTGGTGCCGACCACCAGTGTCTCGGCGTTGCCGAACAGGCCCCAGCGGCGCGCGTCCGGCGCGACGTACGGCAGGTCGTCGTCGATCGCGGGATCCCACTCCTGGCCGAGCCAGATCACGGTCCGCAGCGCGGGCAGCTTCAGCCCCTGCTCGCGGGCCCGGCCGAAGATCGCCCGCAGCGCGCCGGGGGCACCGCCGAAGGCGCTGACGCCGTGGTAGGCGCAGAACTCGAGCCAGTAGTCGGCCTCGTCCTGCTCGACCTCGCCGAGCCCGAGGACGGTGCAGCCGGCCAGGTCGGCGTAGACGCCCATCAGGTAGTGCGCGTCCCACAGCTTGCCGGCGGCCCAGCCGTTGACGAAGACGTCGGCCGGCCCCAGCGGCTTCCACCGCTCGTAGACCTCGGCCATGAACAGACCGGTCGGGGCGTATCCGAGCTCTGGCGGGCCGGTGCCGCAGTCCCGCAGGAACGTCCAGGTCGCGCCGCGCTGCGCCTTCGGCTTCAGGTGCGCCAGCGCCACGGTCAACTCGTCCTTGCCCATGACCGGGACGTGGATCAGGTCTTCGAGGCTGTCCAGGGACACGACGTCGCTGTAGCGCTCGGTCAGGGTCGGGACGGAGCGCAGCTTGGCCAACGTGGCGCGCGCGGTGTCGAGCGCACCGGGCGTCGTGGACGGGAACTGGGGCAACATGCCAGGCACACCCCGAATCTGGCTGCGGACGAGGACTGACGAGGACTGCGACGAGCGTTCCAACGAGCGCTCCAAGCGCGCTCCAAGACCGCTTCAGATCCGCTCGACGCCGCGCAGCGGCCGATCCGCGCGGTCGCAGTGGATTTGCAGCGGATCTACAGCGGATCCGGGGCGGTCTCGGAGCGCAGGTTGGAACCCTCGACCGCATGACCGTCTCCACGTTGCGCCGCTTGTGCTGGGTCTTCCCGGATCGGGAGTCGACCCGCGGATCAGCCTTCTGGCACCCGTTCTTCTGGGACCTGTACGCGGAGGTCGCCGAAGAGCTCGGCATGACCTGGACGCGGCACTCCCCCGACGCGGTCACCGTGGACGGCACGGTCTGCGGCGAGCCCCGGGTCTACGTGGACGACGAGCTCGTCAACCCGCGGGACACGCTGTTCATCACGGCCCTGTACTCGCTGCCCTACCAGTCGGCCGACATCTTCAACCAGTACGCGCTGTGCGCGGTGCTGGAACAGTGCGGCTTCTACCTGCCGTTCCCGGCCTGGACCTCGCTGATCGGCAACGACAAGCTGGCCACCGTCCTGTACCTGGACGGCTCGCCGATCCCGCCGATCCCGACCATCCGCATCGGATCGGGCCGGGACATCGGCAAGCACCTGTACGAGGTCGTGCTGCCGAACGTGAGCTTCCCGGCCATCGTGAAGCCGACCGGGTGGTGCGGCGGCGGCGGGATCAACCTGGCCCGCGACTCCGAGGACCTCAGGGGCCTGGCGAGCCTGGCCCAGGGCGGCGACACCACGCTGGTGGTGCAGCCCTACCTCGGCGAGGGCACCATCGACTACCGCGTCTACATCATCGGCGGCAAGCCCTACGCCATGGCCAAGCGCACGCCGGAGAGCGGCTCGCTGGTGGCCAACGCCAGCCGGGCCGGCAAGACCGAGATGTTCACCAGCATCCCCGAGGAGCTCGCGGAGGCGGCGGCGTACTTCGCCGAGAAGCTCCCGATCCCGTTCTTCTGCATCGACTTCCTCCACGACGGGAAGCAGTACTGGCTCTCCGAGCTGGAGCTGGACGGCGTCATCCTGCCCGACGGCGCCGCCGGGGACGACCGCTCGATCCAGCGGGACGTCGCCCGCGCCCGGTTCGCCGCCTACCGCGACGCCCACACCGCATGGCTGGAGGCAGGGAAATGACCGGATCCTTCTCACAGAGTCCCGAGGCCGCCGAGTCGCGCCTGGCCGTGGCCCAGCGCTCGCTGGAGCGGCTGAAGACGGTGCCGGCGCTGGCCGCGCGCTACGAGGGCCGGGAGAAGATCCTCGCGCTCGACGACATCGCCGCGGTGCCCCCGCTGGTCAAGGACGACCTCAACGTCGCCCTGGCGCATCTGGAGCCCAAGGCCGAAACCGGCGCCACCTGGCTGTTCCAGAGCGGCGGCAGCACCGGCGCACCGAAGGTCGGCTACGCGCCCACCGGCTTCTACATGGCCGGCGTCCATGCCCAGTGGGCACCGCTGGACCGCGACGACGTGTTCGTCAACGTCTGGGGCGCGGGCCGCATGTGGGGCGCGCACTTCCTGGCCGCCGCCCTGGCCGACCTGTGCGGCTGCCAGGTCATCGCGGTCGGCTCGGTGACGGCCGAGGAGTACACCGACTGGCTGGCGTTCTTCGCCACGCGCAAGGTGACCGCGATCGGCGGGACGCCGAGCGTGCTGCGGCTGTGGTTCGCCAACGCGCGCGCCGCCGGCATCTCGCTGCCCGCGCTGCGCAAGGTGCTGTGGCTCGGTGAGGGGTGGCAACCGCAGGTCGAGGCGGACATGGCCGTGGTCGCGCCGAACGCGCGCCGCTGGGGCATGTTCGGCAGCACCGAGACCTGGGTCGTGGGGACCAACACCCCGGAGTGCCCGGACGACACGTTCCACGTGCTGCCCGAGCAGCTGGTGCACGTCGGCCCCGACGAGCTGCTGGACTTCACGACGCTGAACCCGGAGATGCTGAACCCGGTGCTGCGGTACCAGACCGGAGACGCGGGCCAGATCGTGGACTGCCCGTGCGGGCAGCCCGGCGGGACCGGGGCGATGCGGGTGCTGGGACGCCGGGACAGCGTGGTGCAGGTGCGCGGCCTGGGGCTGCACGTCGACGACATCGTGGCGCAGGCCGAGCGGCAGGCCGGGGTGTCCCGCGCGCAGGTCGTGATCACGGAGAACCACGGCCGGGCGCTGAGTGTGGAGGTGCTGGTGCTGGCCGGCGTTGACGCGGGTGCCGACGCCGACGCCCAAGTCGACACCGAGCAGCTGCGCAAGGACCTGCTGTCCTCGACGTTCACCCTGAGCACCGCCTTCCTCCACGACCCGGGCAACTTCCGGGTGACCGTCACCGACACCCTGGTCAGCAACGACCGGACCGGCAAGACCTCGAACTTCGTGGTCCGGGAGCAGGCGTGAGCAGGCGGTCGCCGGACAACCTGGGGCGCGGGTTCAACCTGTTCTGGACCGGCCAGACGGTGAGCATGGCCGGCGACAAGGTCACGGTGTTCGTGGTGCCGGCCCTGATGATCTTCGCGCTGCACGCCAGCGCGCTGCAGGTCGGGATCGTCTCCATGGCCCAGTACCTGGGCATCCCGCTGATCGGGCCGGTGGCCGGGGTGCTGGTCGACCGCTGGGACAAGCGTCGCACGATGCTGACCTGCGACCTCGTCCGGCTGGCCGCGGTGGCGGTGATCCCGTTCGCGTACTGGCGGCACTTCCTGTCCACGCCGCTGCTGTTCTGCTGCGTCGCGGTGGTCAGCGGCGCGACGATCTTCTTCAACATCGGCTACCTGGTGGCGGTGCCCGCGGTGGTGACCGAGGACCACGTGGTCAGCGCCTACTCCCGGCTGGAGGGCAGCGGCTCGGTGACCGACGTGGCCGGGCCGTCGATCGCGGCCGGCCTCTACAGCGCGCTGGGCGTGGGCGCGCTGTTCGTGGACGCCGCCAGCTACCTGATATCCGCGGCCTCCTTCCGCTTCATGCAGCCCTGGGGCACCAGGACGGTCACCGCCGGCTCGATCCGGGAGCGCCTGACCCTGGGCTTCAAGCTGAACTGGGCCGACCCGGTACTGCGGCGCGTGGTCATGGCCGCGGTGACGCTGAACGCCGGCGGCCCGGTGTTCGTCACGGTCCTGCCGATCCTGGCCTACCGGGGCCTGCACCTGTCGACCGGCGCCTTCGGCGCGGCGATGTCGGTCGCCGCGGTCGGCGCGCTGATCGGCGCGGTCGTCGCGCCGAGGATCGCCAAGCGCTTCGGCCTGGGCCGCACCTTCGCCTGGTCGCTGCTGGCGCACAACCTGGTGGGCCTGGGGATCCTCGCCGCGCCCGCGCTGCCGCCCACGGCGGTGATCGCGGTGACCATGGCCGGCTACGGGTTCTGCATGTCGTGCATCAACGTGTGCAGCGCACCGGCCCGCCAATCACGCATGACCGCCGAGAACCAGGGCGTCATGCACGCCGCCTACCGGGTCTTCACCTGGGGCGTGATCCCGGTGGCCGCGCTGGTCGGCGGCCTGGGTGTCACGTTGCTGACCGGGTCGATGGGGGTGCTGGACGCCTCGCGGGTGATGATGGCCGGGGGCACGCTGCTGGCGGCGCTGTCGTTCTTGTCGGCGATACGGATTCAGCCGCTGCTGGATGCGGCGGAGGCCGAGGCGCAGCGCTCGGTTGAGACTGGGGCTGGGGCCGGGGCCGGGGCTGAGCTCGCGGGGAGCGCGTCGTGAGCGGCACCCGAACAGTCTTGATCACCGGGACGTCCTCGGGTATCGGCCTCGCGACCGCGATCGCCTGCGCGCGCGACGGATTCGCGACCGTGGCGACCATGCGCGATCCGGGACGTGCCGACGCGCTGCTCGCCGCCGCGCTGGAGGCCGGGGTCGAGGTGGACGTCCGGCAGCTCGACGTCACCGACCCGGACTCGGTCGAGGCCTGCCTGACCGGCGTGGAGAAGGAATACGGCCGCCTCGACGCCGTGGTCAACAACGCCGGGGTCGCCACCTCCGATCCCACGATGGAGATGTCCACGATGGCGGCCTTGCGCGCCAACATGGAAGTGAACTTCTTCGGGGTCATCGCGGTGAGCCGACTCGCCATGCCGCTGCTGCGAGCCTCGGGCGGCCGGCTGGTGACGGTCGGCAGCGTCCACGGCGTGGTCGGGCAGCCGTTCAACGAGTCGTACTGCGCGGCGAAGGGCGCCGTCGAGGGGTTCATGGAGGCGCTGGCGCCGGTCGCCGCGGCCCATGGCGTGTCGGTGTCCATCGTGGTGCCCGGCTTCGTCCCGGACACGCAGTTCGGGATCTTCCCGGACGCCGACCGCTCGACGATGCAGGCCGCCTCGGGGGTGTACGCGTCCACGTTCGCCGACTACATCGGCTGGATCTCGAATCAGGGCTGGGAGACGGCCGCGCAGCCGGCCCGCGAAGTCGCCGAAGTCATCCTGCGGACCCTGACCGAGGACAATCCCGCCTTCCGGATCCCCACCAGCCGGTGGGCGCGGGAGTACGTGGACCACAAGCTGGCCGATCAGGACGGCTCGGCCATCCAATCGCTGGCCCGCACCTGGATCGGCCTTCAGTAAGGAGATTGCGATGCCTCAGAAATCGTTGCAGGAACTGGTCGACTTCGCCCGGAAGCACTCGCCCTTCTACGCGCAGGCGTACAAGGACGTCTCGGCCACGGTCTCGCACATCACCCAGCTGCCGATCGTCGACCAGGCCGCCTTCTGGGTCGCGAACCGCTGGCCGGAGAACACCCTGCTGACCGGGCCGCTGACCGACGCGGGCGTCTACAAGACCGGCGGCACCACCGGCGCGCCGAAGTTCTCGCCGTGGACCCGGAGCGAGCACGCCGACGCGGTGACGGCGTTCGGCGCGGGGATGGTCCGGGCCGGGCTGAAGCCGGGGCACCGGGTGGCGAACCTGATGGCCTCCGGCGAGTTGTACAGCGGGATGCTGTTCATGGAGCACGGACTGCACGCCTCGCCGGTGGAGAACGTGCGCTTCCCGGTCGGCTCGGCCACCCCGGACGAGGCGATCGCGGAGCTGATCGACAACTTCCAGATCCAGGTGCTGGTCGGCGAGCCGATGAAGCTCAGCGCGGTGGCCGAATGCGTGGTCAAGCGGGAGCAGGACGCCGGCTCGGTGGAGCTGGTCCTGTTCGCCGGGGACCT
This window contains:
- a CDS encoding AMP-binding protein gives rise to the protein MTGSFSQSPEAAESRLAVAQRSLERLKTVPALAARYEGREKILALDDIAAVPPLVKDDLNVALAHLEPKAETGATWLFQSGGSTGAPKVGYAPTGFYMAGVHAQWAPLDRDDVFVNVWGAGRMWGAHFLAAALADLCGCQVIAVGSVTAEEYTDWLAFFATRKVTAIGGTPSVLRLWFANARAAGISLPALRKVLWLGEGWQPQVEADMAVVAPNARRWGMFGSTETWVVGTNTPECPDDTFHVLPEQLVHVGPDELLDFTTLNPEMLNPVLRYQTGDAGQIVDCPCGQPGGTGAMRVLGRRDSVVQVRGLGLHVDDIVAQAERQAGVSRAQVVITENHGRALSVEVLVLAGVDAGADADAQVDTEQLRKDLLSSTFTLSTAFLHDPGNFRVTVTDTLVSNDRTGKTSNFVVREQA
- a CDS encoding RimK family alpha-L-glutamate ligase, encoding MTVSTLRRLCWVFPDRESTRGSAFWHPFFWDLYAEVAEELGMTWTRHSPDAVTVDGTVCGEPRVYVDDELVNPRDTLFITALYSLPYQSADIFNQYALCAVLEQCGFYLPFPAWTSLIGNDKLATVLYLDGSPIPPIPTIRIGSGRDIGKHLYEVVLPNVSFPAIVKPTGWCGGGGINLARDSEDLRGLASLAQGGDTTLVVQPYLGEGTIDYRVYIIGGKPYAMAKRTPESGSLVANASRAGKTEMFTSIPEELAEAAAYFAEKLPIPFFCIDFLHDGKQYWLSELELDGVILPDGAAGDDRSIQRDVARARFAAYRDAHTAWLEAGK
- a CDS encoding SDR family NAD(P)-dependent oxidoreductase; its protein translation is MSGTRTVLITGTSSGIGLATAIACARDGFATVATMRDPGRADALLAAALEAGVEVDVRQLDVTDPDSVEACLTGVEKEYGRLDAVVNNAGVATSDPTMEMSTMAALRANMEVNFFGVIAVSRLAMPLLRASGGRLVTVGSVHGVVGQPFNESYCAAKGAVEGFMEALAPVAAAHGVSVSIVVPGFVPDTQFGIFPDADRSTMQAASGVYASTFADYIGWISNQGWETAAQPAREVAEVILRTLTEDNPAFRIPTSRWAREYVDHKLADQDGSAIQSLARTWIGLQ
- a CDS encoding MFS transporter — translated: MSRRSPDNLGRGFNLFWTGQTVSMAGDKVTVFVVPALMIFALHASALQVGIVSMAQYLGIPLIGPVAGVLVDRWDKRRTMLTCDLVRLAAVAVIPFAYWRHFLSTPLLFCCVAVVSGATIFFNIGYLVAVPAVVTEDHVVSAYSRLEGSGSVTDVAGPSIAAGLYSALGVGALFVDAASYLISAASFRFMQPWGTRTVTAGSIRERLTLGFKLNWADPVLRRVVMAAVTLNAGGPVFVTVLPILAYRGLHLSTGAFGAAMSVAAVGALIGAVVAPRIAKRFGLGRTFAWSLLAHNLVGLGILAAPALPPTAVIAVTMAGYGFCMSCINVCSAPARQSRMTAENQGVMHAAYRVFTWGVIPVAALVGGLGVTLLTGSMGVLDASRVMMAGGTLLAALSFLSAIRIQPLLDAAEAEAQRSVETGAGAGAGAELAGSAS
- a CDS encoding amino acid adenylation domain-containing protein, whose translation is MTDLNLHMDLNLDLMTAFADAVRRHPDRPAIVHNGEPLSYADLDALVRAKALELGPDPGVVGVPATHSPETVIGLLGVFAAGGAYMPIDPTFPAERVEAMYAAAQGHPISGPAYVLFTSGSTGAPKPVLTPGTAIGTTVAALAELFELTPQDRVLQFASVNWDTCFEEILPALTTGAALVFDDEAHTGSFRRFLRMVDERRISVLDLPTAFWHELVRHLAEDGASLPDCLRLLIIGGEAASPARLADWQRLDTAAIRLLNTYGCTETTMITHAADLAGPARAAAFEGAGQPAGLADPVRAAADLEGAEPERIPIGRPLPHVRELIEDTGELLIGGPALAAGYLGRPEATAERFVERDGVRFFRTGDRVGRGPGGLLFHEGRIDHQVKIRGVRVDPGEVEAHLARHPAVAAAAVTGVTLAGRTALVGYVAAPDSGLDGGADLLGWLRQRVPAHLVPSRITFVPELVHTASGKVDRAGTHRRYALEENPR